A window from Bacillus thuringiensis encodes these proteins:
- the sph gene encoding sphingomyelin phosphodiesterase, with the protein MKSKLLKGVLSFGIGLGVLYGGSTAQAATSTNQNDTLKVMTHNVFMLLTNLYPNWGQSQRADLIGAANYIKGQDVVILNEAFDNSASDRLLENLKKEYQYQTAVIGRSNGSEWDKTLGSYSSSNPEDGGVAIVSKWPIVEKIQYVFEKGCGPDNLSNKGFAYTKIKKNDRFVHVIGTHLQAEDDGCGQTTPASVRAAQLKEIQEFIKNKNIPSNEYVLIGGDMNVNKINAVNNINSEYRSMLDTLHASSPAYTGHTATWDATTNSIVNYNFPNAPAEYLDYIVSSKDHANPVYIENKVLQPNSPEWSVTSWFQTYTYNDYSDHYPVEATLFMK; encoded by the coding sequence ATGAAAAGTAAGCTTTTAAAAGGTGTACTTAGTTTTGGAATTGGTCTTGGAGTTTTATATGGTGGATCTACCGCTCAAGCGGCAACGTCCACAAATCAAAACGATACATTAAAAGTGATGACTCATAATGTATTTATGTTATTAACGAATTTATATCCAAACTGGGGACAAAGTCAGCGTGCTGATTTAATTGGTGCAGCTAATTATATAAAGGGTCAGGATGTTGTTATATTAAATGAAGCATTTGATAATAGTGCATCAGATCGTTTGTTAGAGAATTTAAAGAAAGAATATCAATATCAAACAGCTGTAATAGGCCGTAGTAACGGAAGTGAATGGGATAAAACGTTAGGAAGCTATTCATCTTCTAATCCTGAAGATGGAGGAGTGGCTATCGTGAGTAAGTGGCCAATCGTTGAAAAAATTCAATATGTGTTTGAAAAAGGATGTGGGCCAGATAATTTATCAAATAAAGGATTTGCATATACTAAAATTAAGAAAAATGATCGTTTTGTTCATGTAATTGGGACGCATTTACAAGCTGAAGATGATGGGTGTGGACAAACTACACCAGCATCTGTACGTGCAGCACAGCTAAAAGAAATTCAAGAATTTATTAAAAATAAAAATATTCCCTCTAACGAGTATGTGCTAATTGGTGGTGATATGAATGTAAATAAAATAAATGCTGTGAATAATATCAATTCAGAGTATAGGTCAATGCTTGATACATTACATGCTTCGTCACCAGCGTATACAGGGCATACAGCAACTTGGGATGCGACAACAAATAGTATTGTAAACTATAATTTCCCAAATGCTCCAGCAGAATATTTAGATTACATTGTTTCTAGTAAAGATCATGCAAATCCCGTATATATAGAAAATAAAGTGTTGCAACCAAACTCTCCAGAATGGTCCGTTACATCATGGTTCCAAACATATACGTATAATGATTACTCTGACCATTATCCGGTAGAGGCGACTCTTTTTATGAAATAG